One Bos taurus isolate L1 Dominette 01449 registration number 42190680 breed Hereford chromosome 25, ARS-UCD2.0, whole genome shotgun sequence genomic window carries:
- the OR1F1C gene encoding olfactory receptor family 1 subfamily F member 1C: MYLATVLGNLLILLAISVDSRLHIPMYFFLCNLSFVDICFSSTTVPKVLANHILGRQTISFSGCLMQMYFLFEFADMDNFLLAVMAYDRFVAVCHPLHYSAKMTPQLCALLVTGSWVTASLNALLHTLLMARLSFCADNAIPHFFCDVTPLLKLSCSDTHLSEVMILTEGALIMITPFVCILASYVRITCAVLRIPSTKGRWKAFSTCGSHLAMVSLFYGTIIAVYFNPLSSHSSEKDTVATVMYTVVTSMLNPFIYSLRNRDLKRALGKVVGRKMFSVSGDNQN, translated from the coding sequence ATGTACCTGGCCACCGTTCTGGGAAACCTGCTCATCCTCCTAGCCATCAGCGTGGACTCCCGCCTGCACatccccatgtacttcttcctctgcaACCTGTCTTTTGTGgacatctgcttctcctccaccACTGTCCCCAAAGTGCTGGCCAACCACATACTCGGGAGAcagaccatttccttctctggctgCCTCATGCAGATGTATTTTCTCTTTGAGTTTGCTGACATGGACAATTTCCTCCTggctgtgatggcctatgaccgctttgTGGCTGTATGCCACCCCTTACACTATTCAGCAAAGATGACCCCCCAGCTCTGTGCCCTGCTGGTCACTGGATCGTGGGTCACTGCCAGCTTGAATGCTCTGTTGCACACCCTACTGATGGCACGACTCTCCTTCTGTGCAGACAATGCCATCCCCCACTTCTTCTGTGATGTGACCCCCCTCCTCAAACTCTCCTGCTCTGACACACACCTCAGTGAGGTGATGATTCTGACTGAGGGTGCCCTGATCATGATCACCCCGTTCGTTTGCATCCTGGCTTCATATGTCCGCATCACCTGTGCTGTCCTGAGGATCCCATCCACAAAGGGGAGATGGAAAGCCTTCTCTACCTGTGGCTCCCACCTGGCTATGGTTTCCCTCTTCTATGGCACCATCATTGCTGTGTATTTCAACCCTTTGTCCTCCCACTCGTCGGAGAAGGACACTGTAGCTACTGTGATGTACACGGTGGTGACCTCCATGCTGAATCCTTtcatctacagcctgaggaacagAGACTTGAAAAGGGCTCTTGGAAAAGTGGTTGGCAGGAAAATGTTTTCTGTCTCAGGAGACAATCAAAACTGA
- the OR1F1 gene encoding olfactory receptor 1F1 has protein sequence MGEANQSRVSEFLLLGLSRQPQQQQQLLFLLFLTMYLATVLGNLLILLAISMDSRLHIPMYFFLCNLSFVDICFSSTTVPKVLANHILGRQTISFSGCLTQMYFVFMFVDMDNFLLAVMAYDRFVAVCHPLHYSAKMTPQLCVLLVTGSWIIANLNVLLHTLLMARLSFCADNAIPHFFCDVTPLLKLSCSDTHLNEVVILTEGALIMITPFVCILASYVRITCAVLRIPSTKGRWKAFSTCGSHLAVVSLFYGTIIAVYFNPLSSHSSEKDTVATVMYTVVTPTLNPFIYSLRNRNLKRALGKVVGRKMFSVSGENQN, from the coding sequence ATGGGAGAGGCGAACCAGTCGAGAGTCTCTGAgttcctcctcctggggctctccaggcagccccagcagcagcaacagctccTCTTCCTGCTCTTCCTGACCATGTACCTGGCCACAGTCCTGGGAAACCTGCTCATCCTCCTAGCCATCAGCATGGACTCTCGCCTGCACatccccatgtacttcttcctctgcaACCTGTCTTTCGTGgacatctgcttctcctccaccACTGTCCCCAAAGTGCTGGCCAACCACATACTCGGGAGACAGACCATCTCTTTCTCTGGGTGTCTCACGCAGATGTACTTTGTTTTCATGTTCGTGGACATGGACAATTTCCTCCTggctgtgatggcctatgaccgctttgTGGCTGTATGCCACCCCTTACACTATTCAGCGAAGATGACCCCCCAGCTCTGTGTCCTGCTGGTCACTGGGTCGTGGATCATTGCCAACTTGAATGTCCTGTTGCACACCCTGCTGATGGCTCGACTCTCCTTCTGTGCAGACAATGCCATCCCCCACTTCTTCTGTGATGTGACCCCCCTCCTCAAACTCTCCTGCTCTGACACACACCTCAATGAGGTGGTGATTCTGACTGAGGGTGCCCTGATCATGATCACCCCGTTCGTTTGCATCCTGGCTTCATATGTCCGCATCACCTGTGCTGTCCTGAGGATCCCATCCACAAAGGGGAGATggaaagccttctccacctgtggctcCCACCTGGCTGTGGTTTCCCTCTTCTATGGCACCATCATTGCTGTGTATTTCAACCCTTTGTCCTCCCACTCGTCGGAGAAGGACACTGTAGCTACTGTGATGTACACGGTGGTGACCCCCACGCTGAATCCTTtcatctacagcctgaggaacagAAACTTGAAAAGGGCTCTTGGAAAAGTGGTTGGCAGGAAAATGTTTTCTGTCTCAGGAGAGAATCAAAACTGA